Proteins co-encoded in one Neofelis nebulosa isolate mNeoNeb1 chromosome 2, mNeoNeb1.pri, whole genome shotgun sequence genomic window:
- the H6PD gene encoding GDH/6PGL endoplasmic bifunctional protein isoform X5 gives MKLTVNERYKRFMAVLAVGLSRPGFLAHFRHPGCWKMLTVAMCMALLGCLQAQELRGHVSVILLGATGDLARKYLWQGLFQLYLDEVGKDYSFSFHGAALTSTKQGQAFIAKVLESLSCPEDVVPDRCSELKGQFQRLSAYRHLATSEDYMALSKDIEAQVQHGGLREAGRIFYFSVPPFAYADIARNINSSCRPGPGAWLRVVLEKPFGHDHLSAQQLATELGGFFREEEMYRVDHYLGKQAVAQILPFRDQNRKALDGLWSRHHVERVEIIMKETVDAEGRTGFYEEYGVIRDVLQNHLTEVLTLVAMELPHNISSSESVLQHKLRAFRALRGLQKGSAVLGQYQAYSEQVRREQQKPDSFHSLTPTFAGVLVHMDNLRWEGVPFILMSGKALDERVGYVRILFRNQAYCVQNDEHWVADQSQCLPRQIVFYIGHGELGSPAVLVSRNLFRPSLPPESWKELGARPGLRLFGRPLSDFYAYSPVREQDAYSVLISRIFHGRKDSFVTTENLLASWGFWTPLLDSLAHEVPRLYPGGAENGHLLDFEFGGARLCFSQQQPERLVPGPGPAPMPSGFQVLKAKYRESPLISAWPEELIAKLADDIEATAVRAVRRFGTFHLALSGGSSPVPLFQQLATGHYGFPWAHTHLWLVDERCVPLWDPESNFQHLQTHLLQHIRVPYYNIHPMPVHLRQRLCAEEDQGAQTYASEISALVANGSFDLVLLGMGADGHTASLFPQSPSGLDGEQLVVLTESPSRPFQRMSLSLPLINRARKVAVLVMGRVKREITMLVSRVGHEPKKWPISGVLPSSGQLVWYMDYEAFLG, from the exons gcaccctggctgTTGGAAGATGCTCACAGTGGCGATGTGCATGGCCCTCCTGGGGTGCCTGCAGGCCCAGGAGCTCCGGGGACACGTCTCCGTCATCCTGCTGGGAGCAACCGGGGACCTGGCCAGGAAATACTTATGGCAGGGGCTGTTCCAGCTGTACCTGGATGAGGTGGGGAAGGACTACAGTTTCAGCTTCCATGGGGCTGCCCTGACGTCCACCAAGCAGGGCCAAGCGTTCATAGCCAAGGTCCTGGAGTCCCTCTCCTGCCCGGAGGACGTGGTACCCGACCGCTGCTCCGAACTCAAGGGCCAGTTCCAGCGGCTGAGTGCGTACCGCCACCTGGCGACGAGTGAGGACTATATGGCCCTGAGCAAGGACATTGAGGCACAGGTCCAACACGGGGGCCTCCGGGAGGCCGGCAGGATCTTCTACTTCTCGGTGCCACCCTTTGCCTATGCGGACATTGCCCGCAACATTAACAGCAGCTGCCGCCCGGGCCCGGGCGCCTGGCTGCGGGTTGTCCTCGAGAAGCCCTTCGGCCATGACCACCTCTCAGCCCAGCAGCTGGCCACGGAACTCGGGGGCTTTTTCCGAGAGGAGGAGATGTACCGGGTGGACCATTACCTGGGCAAGCAG GCCGTGGCTCAGATCCTGCCTTTCCGAGACCAGAACCGCAAGGCCTTGGACGGCCTCTGGAGCCGGCACCACGTGGAGCGGGTGGAGATCATCATGAAGGAGACTGTGGATGCCGAGG GCCGCACCGGCTTCTACGAGGAGTACGGCGTCATTCGCGACGTGCTCCAGAACCACCTGACCGAGGTCCTCACCCTCGTGGCCATGGAGCTACCCCACAACATCAGCAGCTCAGAGTCTGTGCTCCAGCACAAGCTCCGGGCCTTCCGGGCTCTGCGGGGCCTGCAGAAGGGCAGCGCCGTCCTGGGCCAGTACCAGGCATACAGCGAGCAGGTGCGCAGAGAGCAGCAGAAGCCGGACAGCTTCCACAGCCTGACGCCGACCTTCGCAG GCGTCCTCGTTCACATGGACAACCTTCGCTGGGAGGGCGTCCCTTTCATCCTGATGTCCGGCAAAGCCTTGGATGAGAGAGTGGGCTACGTTCGCATCTTGTTCAGGAACCAGGCTTACTGTGTCCAGAACGACGAGCACTGGGTCGCCGACCAGAGCCAGTGCCTCCCTCGGCAGATCGTCTTCTACATCGGACACGGTGAGCTGGGCAGCCCTGCCGTGCTGGTCAGTCGGAACCTGTTcaggccctccctgccccccgagAGCTGGAAGGAGCTGGGGGCCCGGCCGGGGCTCCGCCTCTTCGGCCGCCCGCTGTCCGATTTCTATGCCTACAGCCCCGTGAGGGAGCAGGACGCCTACTCTGTCCTCATATCTCGCATCTTCCACGGCCGAAAGGACTCCTTCGTCACCACGGAGAACCTGCTGGCCTCCTGGGGCTTCTGGACCCCCCTGCTGGACAGCCTGGCCCACGAGGTCCCGCGCCTCTACCCGGGAGGCGCTGAGAACGGGCACCTGTTGGACTTCGAGTTCGGCGGCGCCCGGCTGTGCTTCTCGCAGCAGCAGCCGGAGCGGCTGGTGCCGGGCCCCGGCCCTGCACCGATGCCCAGCGGCTTCCAGGTTCTCAAGGCCAAGTACCGAGAGAGCCCGCTGATCTCGGCCTGGCCCGAGGAGCTGATCGCGAAGCTGGCCGACGACATCGAGGCCACGGCCGTGCGGGCCGTGCGGCGCTTTGGCACGTTCCACCTGGCGCTGTCCGGCGGCTCGAGCCCCGTGCCCCTGTTCCAGCAGCTGGCCACCGGGCACTACGGCTTCCCCTGGGCCCACACGCACCTGTGGCTGGTGGACGAGCGCTGCGTCCCGCTCTGGGACCCCGAGTCCAACTTCCAGCACCTGCAGACCCACCTGCTCCAGCACATCAGGGTCCCCTACTACAACATTCACCCCATGCCCGTGCATCTGCGCCAGCGGCTGTGCGCCGAGGAGGACCAGGGCGCCCAGACGTACGCCAGCGAGATCTCGGCCCTGGTGGCCAACGGCAGCTTCGACCTGGTGCTGCTGGGCATGGGCGCGGACGGGCACACGGCCTCCCTCTTCCCGCAGTCGCCCAGCGGCCTGGACGGCGAGCAGCTGGTCGTGCTGACCGAGAGCCCCTCCAGGCCATTCCAGCGCATGAGCCTCAGCCTGCCCCTCATCAACCGCGCCAGGAAGGTGGCGGTCCTGGTCATGGGCAGGGTGAAGCGTGAGATCACCATGCTGGTGAGCCGCGTGGGCCATGAGCCCAAGAAATGGCCCATTTCAGGCGTCCTGCCTAGTTCCGGCCAGCTGGTTTGGTACATGGACTATGAGGCGTTTCTGGGATGA
- the H6PD gene encoding GDH/6PGL endoplasmic bifunctional protein isoform X7, with protein MRHPGCWKMLTVAMCMALLGCLQAQELRGHVSVILLGATGDLARKYLWQGLFQLYLDEVGKDYSFSFHGAALTSTKQGQAFIAKVLESLSCPEDVVPDRCSELKGQFQRLSAYRHLATSEDYMALSKDIEAQVQHGGLREAGRIFYFSVPPFAYADIARNINSSCRPGPGAWLRVVLEKPFGHDHLSAQQLATELGGFFREEEMYRVDHYLGKQAVAQILPFRDQNRKALDGLWSRHHVERVEIIMKETVDAEGRTGFYEEYGVIRDVLQNHLTEVLTLVAMELPHNISSSESVLQHKLRAFRALRGLQKGSAVLGQYQAYSEQVRREQQKPDSFHSLTPTFAGVLVHMDNLRWEGVPFILMSGKALDERVGYVRILFRNQAYCVQNDEHWVADQSQCLPRQIVFYIGHGELGSPAVLVSRNLFRPSLPPESWKELGARPGLRLFGRPLSDFYAYSPVREQDAYSVLISRIFHGRKDSFVTTENLLASWGFWTPLLDSLAHEVPRLYPGGAENGHLLDFEFGGARLCFSQQQPERLVPGPGPAPMPSGFQVLKAKYRESPLISAWPEELIAKLADDIEATAVRAVRRFGTFHLALSGGSSPVPLFQQLATGHYGFPWAHTHLWLVDERCVPLWDPESNFQHLQTHLLQHIRVPYYNIHPMPVHLRQRLCAEEDQGAQTYASEISALVANGSFDLVLLGMGADGHTASLFPQSPSGLDGEQLVVLTESPSRPFQRMSLSLPLINRARKVAVLVMGRVKREITMLVSRVGHEPKKWPISGVLPSSGQLVWYMDYEAFLG; from the exons ATGAG gcaccctggctgTTGGAAGATGCTCACAGTGGCGATGTGCATGGCCCTCCTGGGGTGCCTGCAGGCCCAGGAGCTCCGGGGACACGTCTCCGTCATCCTGCTGGGAGCAACCGGGGACCTGGCCAGGAAATACTTATGGCAGGGGCTGTTCCAGCTGTACCTGGATGAGGTGGGGAAGGACTACAGTTTCAGCTTCCATGGGGCTGCCCTGACGTCCACCAAGCAGGGCCAAGCGTTCATAGCCAAGGTCCTGGAGTCCCTCTCCTGCCCGGAGGACGTGGTACCCGACCGCTGCTCCGAACTCAAGGGCCAGTTCCAGCGGCTGAGTGCGTACCGCCACCTGGCGACGAGTGAGGACTATATGGCCCTGAGCAAGGACATTGAGGCACAGGTCCAACACGGGGGCCTCCGGGAGGCCGGCAGGATCTTCTACTTCTCGGTGCCACCCTTTGCCTATGCGGACATTGCCCGCAACATTAACAGCAGCTGCCGCCCGGGCCCGGGCGCCTGGCTGCGGGTTGTCCTCGAGAAGCCCTTCGGCCATGACCACCTCTCAGCCCAGCAGCTGGCCACGGAACTCGGGGGCTTTTTCCGAGAGGAGGAGATGTACCGGGTGGACCATTACCTGGGCAAGCAG GCCGTGGCTCAGATCCTGCCTTTCCGAGACCAGAACCGCAAGGCCTTGGACGGCCTCTGGAGCCGGCACCACGTGGAGCGGGTGGAGATCATCATGAAGGAGACTGTGGATGCCGAGG GCCGCACCGGCTTCTACGAGGAGTACGGCGTCATTCGCGACGTGCTCCAGAACCACCTGACCGAGGTCCTCACCCTCGTGGCCATGGAGCTACCCCACAACATCAGCAGCTCAGAGTCTGTGCTCCAGCACAAGCTCCGGGCCTTCCGGGCTCTGCGGGGCCTGCAGAAGGGCAGCGCCGTCCTGGGCCAGTACCAGGCATACAGCGAGCAGGTGCGCAGAGAGCAGCAGAAGCCGGACAGCTTCCACAGCCTGACGCCGACCTTCGCAG GCGTCCTCGTTCACATGGACAACCTTCGCTGGGAGGGCGTCCCTTTCATCCTGATGTCCGGCAAAGCCTTGGATGAGAGAGTGGGCTACGTTCGCATCTTGTTCAGGAACCAGGCTTACTGTGTCCAGAACGACGAGCACTGGGTCGCCGACCAGAGCCAGTGCCTCCCTCGGCAGATCGTCTTCTACATCGGACACGGTGAGCTGGGCAGCCCTGCCGTGCTGGTCAGTCGGAACCTGTTcaggccctccctgccccccgagAGCTGGAAGGAGCTGGGGGCCCGGCCGGGGCTCCGCCTCTTCGGCCGCCCGCTGTCCGATTTCTATGCCTACAGCCCCGTGAGGGAGCAGGACGCCTACTCTGTCCTCATATCTCGCATCTTCCACGGCCGAAAGGACTCCTTCGTCACCACGGAGAACCTGCTGGCCTCCTGGGGCTTCTGGACCCCCCTGCTGGACAGCCTGGCCCACGAGGTCCCGCGCCTCTACCCGGGAGGCGCTGAGAACGGGCACCTGTTGGACTTCGAGTTCGGCGGCGCCCGGCTGTGCTTCTCGCAGCAGCAGCCGGAGCGGCTGGTGCCGGGCCCCGGCCCTGCACCGATGCCCAGCGGCTTCCAGGTTCTCAAGGCCAAGTACCGAGAGAGCCCGCTGATCTCGGCCTGGCCCGAGGAGCTGATCGCGAAGCTGGCCGACGACATCGAGGCCACGGCCGTGCGGGCCGTGCGGCGCTTTGGCACGTTCCACCTGGCGCTGTCCGGCGGCTCGAGCCCCGTGCCCCTGTTCCAGCAGCTGGCCACCGGGCACTACGGCTTCCCCTGGGCCCACACGCACCTGTGGCTGGTGGACGAGCGCTGCGTCCCGCTCTGGGACCCCGAGTCCAACTTCCAGCACCTGCAGACCCACCTGCTCCAGCACATCAGGGTCCCCTACTACAACATTCACCCCATGCCCGTGCATCTGCGCCAGCGGCTGTGCGCCGAGGAGGACCAGGGCGCCCAGACGTACGCCAGCGAGATCTCGGCCCTGGTGGCCAACGGCAGCTTCGACCTGGTGCTGCTGGGCATGGGCGCGGACGGGCACACGGCCTCCCTCTTCCCGCAGTCGCCCAGCGGCCTGGACGGCGAGCAGCTGGTCGTGCTGACCGAGAGCCCCTCCAGGCCATTCCAGCGCATGAGCCTCAGCCTGCCCCTCATCAACCGCGCCAGGAAGGTGGCGGTCCTGGTCATGGGCAGGGTGAAGCGTGAGATCACCATGCTGGTGAGCCGCGTGGGCCATGAGCCCAAGAAATGGCCCATTTCAGGCGTCCTGCCTAGTTCCGGCCAGCTGGTTTGGTACATGGACTATGAGGCGTTTCTGGGATGA
- the H6PD gene encoding GDH/6PGL endoplasmic bifunctional protein isoform X8 encodes MLTVAMCMALLGCLQAQELRGHVSVILLGATGDLARKYLWQGLFQLYLDEVGKDYSFSFHGAALTSTKQGQAFIAKVLESLSCPEDVVPDRCSELKGQFQRLSAYRHLATSEDYMALSKDIEAQVQHGGLREAGRIFYFSVPPFAYADIARNINSSCRPGPGAWLRVVLEKPFGHDHLSAQQLATELGGFFREEEMYRVDHYLGKQAVAQILPFRDQNRKALDGLWSRHHVERVEIIMKETVDAEGRTGFYEEYGVIRDVLQNHLTEVLTLVAMELPHNISSSESVLQHKLRAFRALRGLQKGSAVLGQYQAYSEQVRREQQKPDSFHSLTPTFAGVLVHMDNLRWEGVPFILMSGKALDERVGYVRILFRNQAYCVQNDEHWVADQSQCLPRQIVFYIGHGELGSPAVLVSRNLFRPSLPPESWKELGARPGLRLFGRPLSDFYAYSPVREQDAYSVLISRIFHGRKDSFVTTENLLASWGFWTPLLDSLAHEVPRLYPGGAENGHLLDFEFGGARLCFSQQQPERLVPGPGPAPMPSGFQVLKAKYRESPLISAWPEELIAKLADDIEATAVRAVRRFGTFHLALSGGSSPVPLFQQLATGHYGFPWAHTHLWLVDERCVPLWDPESNFQHLQTHLLQHIRVPYYNIHPMPVHLRQRLCAEEDQGAQTYASEISALVANGSFDLVLLGMGADGHTASLFPQSPSGLDGEQLVVLTESPSRPFQRMSLSLPLINRARKVAVLVMGRVKREITMLVSRVGHEPKKWPISGVLPSSGQLVWYMDYEAFLG; translated from the exons ATGCTCACAGTGGCGATGTGCATGGCCCTCCTGGGGTGCCTGCAGGCCCAGGAGCTCCGGGGACACGTCTCCGTCATCCTGCTGGGAGCAACCGGGGACCTGGCCAGGAAATACTTATGGCAGGGGCTGTTCCAGCTGTACCTGGATGAGGTGGGGAAGGACTACAGTTTCAGCTTCCATGGGGCTGCCCTGACGTCCACCAAGCAGGGCCAAGCGTTCATAGCCAAGGTCCTGGAGTCCCTCTCCTGCCCGGAGGACGTGGTACCCGACCGCTGCTCCGAACTCAAGGGCCAGTTCCAGCGGCTGAGTGCGTACCGCCACCTGGCGACGAGTGAGGACTATATGGCCCTGAGCAAGGACATTGAGGCACAGGTCCAACACGGGGGCCTCCGGGAGGCCGGCAGGATCTTCTACTTCTCGGTGCCACCCTTTGCCTATGCGGACATTGCCCGCAACATTAACAGCAGCTGCCGCCCGGGCCCGGGCGCCTGGCTGCGGGTTGTCCTCGAGAAGCCCTTCGGCCATGACCACCTCTCAGCCCAGCAGCTGGCCACGGAACTCGGGGGCTTTTTCCGAGAGGAGGAGATGTACCGGGTGGACCATTACCTGGGCAAGCAG GCCGTGGCTCAGATCCTGCCTTTCCGAGACCAGAACCGCAAGGCCTTGGACGGCCTCTGGAGCCGGCACCACGTGGAGCGGGTGGAGATCATCATGAAGGAGACTGTGGATGCCGAGG GCCGCACCGGCTTCTACGAGGAGTACGGCGTCATTCGCGACGTGCTCCAGAACCACCTGACCGAGGTCCTCACCCTCGTGGCCATGGAGCTACCCCACAACATCAGCAGCTCAGAGTCTGTGCTCCAGCACAAGCTCCGGGCCTTCCGGGCTCTGCGGGGCCTGCAGAAGGGCAGCGCCGTCCTGGGCCAGTACCAGGCATACAGCGAGCAGGTGCGCAGAGAGCAGCAGAAGCCGGACAGCTTCCACAGCCTGACGCCGACCTTCGCAG GCGTCCTCGTTCACATGGACAACCTTCGCTGGGAGGGCGTCCCTTTCATCCTGATGTCCGGCAAAGCCTTGGATGAGAGAGTGGGCTACGTTCGCATCTTGTTCAGGAACCAGGCTTACTGTGTCCAGAACGACGAGCACTGGGTCGCCGACCAGAGCCAGTGCCTCCCTCGGCAGATCGTCTTCTACATCGGACACGGTGAGCTGGGCAGCCCTGCCGTGCTGGTCAGTCGGAACCTGTTcaggccctccctgccccccgagAGCTGGAAGGAGCTGGGGGCCCGGCCGGGGCTCCGCCTCTTCGGCCGCCCGCTGTCCGATTTCTATGCCTACAGCCCCGTGAGGGAGCAGGACGCCTACTCTGTCCTCATATCTCGCATCTTCCACGGCCGAAAGGACTCCTTCGTCACCACGGAGAACCTGCTGGCCTCCTGGGGCTTCTGGACCCCCCTGCTGGACAGCCTGGCCCACGAGGTCCCGCGCCTCTACCCGGGAGGCGCTGAGAACGGGCACCTGTTGGACTTCGAGTTCGGCGGCGCCCGGCTGTGCTTCTCGCAGCAGCAGCCGGAGCGGCTGGTGCCGGGCCCCGGCCCTGCACCGATGCCCAGCGGCTTCCAGGTTCTCAAGGCCAAGTACCGAGAGAGCCCGCTGATCTCGGCCTGGCCCGAGGAGCTGATCGCGAAGCTGGCCGACGACATCGAGGCCACGGCCGTGCGGGCCGTGCGGCGCTTTGGCACGTTCCACCTGGCGCTGTCCGGCGGCTCGAGCCCCGTGCCCCTGTTCCAGCAGCTGGCCACCGGGCACTACGGCTTCCCCTGGGCCCACACGCACCTGTGGCTGGTGGACGAGCGCTGCGTCCCGCTCTGGGACCCCGAGTCCAACTTCCAGCACCTGCAGACCCACCTGCTCCAGCACATCAGGGTCCCCTACTACAACATTCACCCCATGCCCGTGCATCTGCGCCAGCGGCTGTGCGCCGAGGAGGACCAGGGCGCCCAGACGTACGCCAGCGAGATCTCGGCCCTGGTGGCCAACGGCAGCTTCGACCTGGTGCTGCTGGGCATGGGCGCGGACGGGCACACGGCCTCCCTCTTCCCGCAGTCGCCCAGCGGCCTGGACGGCGAGCAGCTGGTCGTGCTGACCGAGAGCCCCTCCAGGCCATTCCAGCGCATGAGCCTCAGCCTGCCCCTCATCAACCGCGCCAGGAAGGTGGCGGTCCTGGTCATGGGCAGGGTGAAGCGTGAGATCACCATGCTGGTGAGCCGCGTGGGCCATGAGCCCAAGAAATGGCCCATTTCAGGCGTCCTGCCTAGTTCCGGCCAGCTGGTTTGGTACATGGACTATGAGGCGTTTCTGGGATGA
- the H6PD gene encoding GDH/6PGL endoplasmic bifunctional protein isoform X2 translates to MDKAVDLWVWRGQYAYTWMRPKCFPDGKKAKRWSRSHGCKQRFETERGGPAIACSLIPISRLLGSESETDQAAHCTDVEERGPRRHPGCWKMLTVAMCMALLGCLQAQELRGHVSVILLGATGDLARKYLWQGLFQLYLDEVGKDYSFSFHGAALTSTKQGQAFIAKVLESLSCPEDVVPDRCSELKGQFQRLSAYRHLATSEDYMALSKDIEAQVQHGGLREAGRIFYFSVPPFAYADIARNINSSCRPGPGAWLRVVLEKPFGHDHLSAQQLATELGGFFREEEMYRVDHYLGKQAVAQILPFRDQNRKALDGLWSRHHVERVEIIMKETVDAEGRTGFYEEYGVIRDVLQNHLTEVLTLVAMELPHNISSSESVLQHKLRAFRALRGLQKGSAVLGQYQAYSEQVRREQQKPDSFHSLTPTFAGVLVHMDNLRWEGVPFILMSGKALDERVGYVRILFRNQAYCVQNDEHWVADQSQCLPRQIVFYIGHGELGSPAVLVSRNLFRPSLPPESWKELGARPGLRLFGRPLSDFYAYSPVREQDAYSVLISRIFHGRKDSFVTTENLLASWGFWTPLLDSLAHEVPRLYPGGAENGHLLDFEFGGARLCFSQQQPERLVPGPGPAPMPSGFQVLKAKYRESPLISAWPEELIAKLADDIEATAVRAVRRFGTFHLALSGGSSPVPLFQQLATGHYGFPWAHTHLWLVDERCVPLWDPESNFQHLQTHLLQHIRVPYYNIHPMPVHLRQRLCAEEDQGAQTYASEISALVANGSFDLVLLGMGADGHTASLFPQSPSGLDGEQLVVLTESPSRPFQRMSLSLPLINRARKVAVLVMGRVKREITMLVSRVGHEPKKWPISGVLPSSGQLVWYMDYEAFLG, encoded by the exons gcaccctggctgTTGGAAGATGCTCACAGTGGCGATGTGCATGGCCCTCCTGGGGTGCCTGCAGGCCCAGGAGCTCCGGGGACACGTCTCCGTCATCCTGCTGGGAGCAACCGGGGACCTGGCCAGGAAATACTTATGGCAGGGGCTGTTCCAGCTGTACCTGGATGAGGTGGGGAAGGACTACAGTTTCAGCTTCCATGGGGCTGCCCTGACGTCCACCAAGCAGGGCCAAGCGTTCATAGCCAAGGTCCTGGAGTCCCTCTCCTGCCCGGAGGACGTGGTACCCGACCGCTGCTCCGAACTCAAGGGCCAGTTCCAGCGGCTGAGTGCGTACCGCCACCTGGCGACGAGTGAGGACTATATGGCCCTGAGCAAGGACATTGAGGCACAGGTCCAACACGGGGGCCTCCGGGAGGCCGGCAGGATCTTCTACTTCTCGGTGCCACCCTTTGCCTATGCGGACATTGCCCGCAACATTAACAGCAGCTGCCGCCCGGGCCCGGGCGCCTGGCTGCGGGTTGTCCTCGAGAAGCCCTTCGGCCATGACCACCTCTCAGCCCAGCAGCTGGCCACGGAACTCGGGGGCTTTTTCCGAGAGGAGGAGATGTACCGGGTGGACCATTACCTGGGCAAGCAG GCCGTGGCTCAGATCCTGCCTTTCCGAGACCAGAACCGCAAGGCCTTGGACGGCCTCTGGAGCCGGCACCACGTGGAGCGGGTGGAGATCATCATGAAGGAGACTGTGGATGCCGAGG GCCGCACCGGCTTCTACGAGGAGTACGGCGTCATTCGCGACGTGCTCCAGAACCACCTGACCGAGGTCCTCACCCTCGTGGCCATGGAGCTACCCCACAACATCAGCAGCTCAGAGTCTGTGCTCCAGCACAAGCTCCGGGCCTTCCGGGCTCTGCGGGGCCTGCAGAAGGGCAGCGCCGTCCTGGGCCAGTACCAGGCATACAGCGAGCAGGTGCGCAGAGAGCAGCAGAAGCCGGACAGCTTCCACAGCCTGACGCCGACCTTCGCAG GCGTCCTCGTTCACATGGACAACCTTCGCTGGGAGGGCGTCCCTTTCATCCTGATGTCCGGCAAAGCCTTGGATGAGAGAGTGGGCTACGTTCGCATCTTGTTCAGGAACCAGGCTTACTGTGTCCAGAACGACGAGCACTGGGTCGCCGACCAGAGCCAGTGCCTCCCTCGGCAGATCGTCTTCTACATCGGACACGGTGAGCTGGGCAGCCCTGCCGTGCTGGTCAGTCGGAACCTGTTcaggccctccctgccccccgagAGCTGGAAGGAGCTGGGGGCCCGGCCGGGGCTCCGCCTCTTCGGCCGCCCGCTGTCCGATTTCTATGCCTACAGCCCCGTGAGGGAGCAGGACGCCTACTCTGTCCTCATATCTCGCATCTTCCACGGCCGAAAGGACTCCTTCGTCACCACGGAGAACCTGCTGGCCTCCTGGGGCTTCTGGACCCCCCTGCTGGACAGCCTGGCCCACGAGGTCCCGCGCCTCTACCCGGGAGGCGCTGAGAACGGGCACCTGTTGGACTTCGAGTTCGGCGGCGCCCGGCTGTGCTTCTCGCAGCAGCAGCCGGAGCGGCTGGTGCCGGGCCCCGGCCCTGCACCGATGCCCAGCGGCTTCCAGGTTCTCAAGGCCAAGTACCGAGAGAGCCCGCTGATCTCGGCCTGGCCCGAGGAGCTGATCGCGAAGCTGGCCGACGACATCGAGGCCACGGCCGTGCGGGCCGTGCGGCGCTTTGGCACGTTCCACCTGGCGCTGTCCGGCGGCTCGAGCCCCGTGCCCCTGTTCCAGCAGCTGGCCACCGGGCACTACGGCTTCCCCTGGGCCCACACGCACCTGTGGCTGGTGGACGAGCGCTGCGTCCCGCTCTGGGACCCCGAGTCCAACTTCCAGCACCTGCAGACCCACCTGCTCCAGCACATCAGGGTCCCCTACTACAACATTCACCCCATGCCCGTGCATCTGCGCCAGCGGCTGTGCGCCGAGGAGGACCAGGGCGCCCAGACGTACGCCAGCGAGATCTCGGCCCTGGTGGCCAACGGCAGCTTCGACCTGGTGCTGCTGGGCATGGGCGCGGACGGGCACACGGCCTCCCTCTTCCCGCAGTCGCCCAGCGGCCTGGACGGCGAGCAGCTGGTCGTGCTGACCGAGAGCCCCTCCAGGCCATTCCAGCGCATGAGCCTCAGCCTGCCCCTCATCAACCGCGCCAGGAAGGTGGCGGTCCTGGTCATGGGCAGGGTGAAGCGTGAGATCACCATGCTGGTGAGCCGCGTGGGCCATGAGCCCAAGAAATGGCCCATTTCAGGCGTCCTGCCTAGTTCCGGCCAGCTGGTTTGGTACATGGACTATGAGGCGTTTCTGGGATGA